The DNA region aaacagaagatttgttgggtaagtgctgtgaaatgagcacacgcgtcctctgttagatgttatatgaagactcctggtctgtccctggtgttttagtcacacaagctcctttgttttgcagacatcaagctggacgctggcgtgaaccttcacctagagctgatccttcactcctctcactggagcagttgttgaaggtattgaacaaatgaatagcacaatagcaatgtaaagcacacaatatacgcacacgcactcagcttcttagggagatttgagattgtttgaagggttgagggtgaaaaagattcaaatgtgcaaatgcctgtgaaacagactgagaatctggctgaggcaaaggcgtcagaggaggacaagctgaaagcggtgatgtaccagtccagcctgtgctactactccagcaggtgagcgttcagacactgacaggtttgctttgtgagagatgtctgagctgattctcatggttctgatgttcactagtgaggccatgaggctgcttgggatcccgggacaccacattaggcactgccccactaatgtggtaactgggttttccaagctcacggttgctgtgaacttgagctcttgtcctcatcagtcagattgtttgctcagagtttgactgtcactcctcaattcacagggcagccgctccgcgccgcacaagcgcatccggaagagcacagggattccccgcagcttcctgttggaggtggacgacccagaccgaaagggagtcatgatagacggcagcggccgatacgtcattcccatcatagacgcgtgagtaaactgtacttggcatagccgcatgttctagtgtttgtccaaatctcacatgatgtctgcttgtgtgtgtttgcgctcgatctgttcagtgaggcctatgctgctgagaagagaaagaggccgtccttctcctgccagaccgagcctttgccctcctcgtcctcagcaggtgcggcatcttcggtccgggacgccggagggaaacggtcccgctccccatcttcaccagagacgcgcggcgaccagaagagaccacgtcgctgagagaccttcatccaagagacctggagccgacgtgtaaatattgtacatagtttattcataaaagataataaagattatagccgcatgaactgtgtggactggttaaccttcactccagcagtgcaacacacacatacacacacacacacacacacacacacacacacgaatgaattcataaacacaatatcatgaagttttgctttaatttaggaaaagagaaactcttctgggctaaaatctgatgggtttttttcagcgttcttacttcagtctttaatgtcaggtgatccttcaaatgtcagtgtaaagtgttgagtacactattagtgctcagtcgtgtttttcatagttaccagtgccgatggagttttttgaagcgtcatattctgctggaaacgtttcatttgaatggtaatgtcccataagcggaggtcttgtgagtaacttcacaagtcggtcaaagtctacaccggtgacaagctcatctactcccagaacctgctactctctacctacacgttgtcagctgatgtttcaaaacctcaacactcgcatacagaacagcctcagcgtctgcaccacttatcggcactagctgcaagtctacaccccctctgtccagaagtgagcacagcctcttggtaccgtcccagcaagcatttttttggggtgtttaaaggtgccaactgaccatcaaaagtaaaaatgactcattttatctcatcccaacagggaaaccaccaacaataaagaatgagttactatctggtgtcatggctttgcaattaaaacaagtttagttataatggaggtcattgggggcaaaaaacagccacttgaacaatatgaacaatacataagggttaaaagtctaatagacggcttggttaaaaccaggctaaatctaggctgtcagtgagtgtgcacccctaaccccgcctctcacagtgacctcactagctccgctgagtgctttgtgtctcagattgcatgcaagtctgcagccagatactgctggaagctagtcatcaaatacacaggaacgaatgactacacgtgtcaatctgtctattaaactatctaatctgtctagtcagtcttttattatcttttatatgcaaaaatattcattcataaaaacatatgtatatatgaacactgggtcaaatagggtccgtgcattttaaatctaataacaaaattaacccaatgttggttttgtccatatttaaatgaacgtgtgtaaacgcacgctttgatcaaaccttttattccccttgatgatattgtgcttttttttcccctcaatgccctccaaagtttcaatgtttggccgtgtctgccatatctgttttgtttaaaaaaaaaaaaaggaatgcatcggttcctgcatgtagaattcagaaatctcatggcattgaaagaaaactggcagcagttgagtgccgaggtcaaaggtcagatgagcaggcatcacacctgataaacacctggggcaactgtacagtaaaaaaaaaaaaaaacaacaagattaagaaatattgctttaatttgagagagacaaaaaaaactcttccgtgttaaaatttgatgttcctccagcgttcttacgtcagtctttaatgtcaggtgatccttcaaatgtcagtgtaaattgttgagtgtaccattagtgctcagtcgtgtttttcatagttaccagtgccgatggagttttttttttttagagcgtcatattctgctggaaaagtttcattttaatggtaatatgccatgagcggaggtgtatgagtaacttcacaagttgaccatagtctagagcgatgacatgctcatctactcccagaacctggcagaacgaaatgttgcagctcgtccggtcttcaatgatgagcccaaaagaggccacttcacagagccggcccaaggcttaagagaactgagaggcaggacaagatggcgggctggacttggttaactttagattttacacaaatctcattgttttgtttttcacctaaaatagtaattaaaacatccaagatgtgttttgcctcatcaaaatgtggaatttgatcagcaaactactcattctaagacaactatgccttgggctaaatgacttggcttcaagtacgatgccacacgattcagaaatgaaggtacagactgcacaaacagataaacgacatgatgcatctcatttcaccacaactaaaggcagcgacaaaaaaaaagtcaagctctcacgatgatgacatttctcatgcaaccctttagcaagcctacatagtatttatgcctaaaagtcactgcatgggtaaataagaaacaagcaacacacacacacacatatatatatatatatccatgggccactgtaaagtaatatggttctgtcataacgttttgaatgaaaatctgcatttggataagacacctttagtatagttttgattttaaggcataataaagatcaaatgcaagtacgagtggatttacattgaaaatttcaaacgcatcaagaaaaccatgtgctaaggaaatttcaaaccatttggaacgcacagagacgagcttttgtgcaaaaatgaacttaaaggtgcctttaaaaaagtgtcaaagtacttttgaaaacaaaaaagcaaacccccaataggtggcagcaagaggccgctttatttgagtaaagcattgaacgattcattcagccaaagaagccaataggatgaacggacagttgaatcaatccctgaatcatcgactcacccgagtcttcttggcgaaggcctgaatcgttcgtgcagggaaacgtcgctgtgtattattcagagatggccaactgttctgctgtttattttattatacttatcgcaatgattttactactactatcaataaaattaatattaataatgataatattgccggaagttgtacagcgcatgcgtcacgtgttcatcatcagcatccatgacaaccgtcctgtgggtgttgtttgaatctcgctgtgtcgattggcatctgatctctgcgtcctccgtgacaatttttccagattatcgatattattgatcgttggatacgtcgattgatcgcctgctgttcccatcactcaggtttgaccctttttattacgctgtgctttgtgtttgtgttcagtatgtcttgtgttcactacaggttccagagtcgactcacctacgactcgctccagtttgaaggcctcaacatcagcgcgggggagctgaagcggcagatcatgaggagcaagaggctgaagttctgccagctgaagatcagcaacgcccagactgatgaaggtgagttgaggaaaagacacttcaactgttctacgctaacattagatgcgttacatcagacacttctggaagctgtaaggtggtgctgatgctgacatgtagggatgttttggctgttttaaaaggctaatggctctcaaagtataccgtgctccataattatgtgctgattctgattttattttgctgtcagaatacacagatgatgctctcatccctaaaaacacgtcggtcatcatcagacggatccctgcggcgggactgaagtcctcaaacagaagatttgttgggtaagtgctgtgaaatgagcacacgcgtcctctgttagatgttatatgaagactcctggtctgtccctggtgttttagtcacacaagctcctttgttttgcagacatcaagctggacgctggcgtgaaccttcacctagagctgatccttcactcctctcactggagcagttgttgaaggtattgaacaaatgaatagcacaatagcaatgtaaagcacacaatatacgcacacgcactcagcttcttagggagatttgagattgtttgaagggttgagggtgaaaaagattcaaatgtgcaaatgcctgtgaaacagactgagaatctggctgaggcaaaggcgtcagaggaggacaagctgaaagcggtgatgtaccagtccagcctgtgctactactccagcaggtgagcgttcagacactgacaggtttgctttgtgagagatgtctgagctgattctcatggttctgatgttcactagtgaggccatgaggctgcttgggatcccgggacaccacattaggcactgccccactaatgtggtaactgggttttccaagctcacggttgctgtgaacttgagctcttgtcctcatcagtcagattgtttgctcagagtttgactgtcactcctcaattcacagggcagccgctccgcgccgcacaagcgcatccggaagagcacagggattccccgcagcttcctgttggaggtggacgacccagaccgaaagggagtcatgatagacggcagcggccgatacgtcattcccatcatagacgcgtgagtaaactgtacttggcatagccgcatgttctagtgtttgtccaaatctcacatgatgtctgcttgtgtgtgtttgcgctcgatctgttcagtgaggcctatgctgctgagaagagaaagaggccgtccttctcctgccagaccgagcctttgccctcctcgtcctcagcaggtgcggcatcttcggtccgggacgccggagggaaacggtcccgctccccatcttcaccagagacgcgcggcgaccagaagagaccacgtcgctgagagaccttcatccaagagacctggagccgacgtgtaaatattgtacatagtttattaataaaagataataaagattatagccgcatgaactgtgtggactggttaaccttcactccagcagtgcaacacacacatacacacatacaggcatacatggtttatgatgtcaatgtgactttttggtggtttacggggacatacctttgccaacatcctacgaacataaaacttgtgccaaaaatttttatttgagctacaaaaggcaaacaacgcttaaaaacagcaattttagtttcacaacacactcaaattaactatgtgacatttcacaggcttatggggacagacaaaatcatggtttacaaggtctgtttacatgttacacacaaacctagccccttcatggtttaaaaggactgattaacacattttacatatcacACTATTCTGCCATTGCAGTAAGGGTGACAACAGAACAGACTCTGGCTTTCCTCAGCTAGACACCTGCTAAACCCATCTCAGTTGCTAAGGTTCTGCCTGTCActtcttaaatgacaaaatactattttgcttataatacacttttgatttaacaattctgtaggcttattgtgttgtatcagttaaacaatctgtttaatgtactgttgaacaataacctgaaaaagacagcattttaacattaaagtatgaagagttaattgtttaagggcttttgctcttattttataggacagtagatattttgaaaggcaacttcagataaaaaaagaacataattggCAAAGAACCTTCAACCATGAACAACCAGAAGCACAACTGTACGAtaacatattcattattttattcttttacttgGCCAGAACACAAATGTTCCCCTCTGTgaactctgtgtggagtttgcatgttctctgtgttggagtgggtttcctccgggtgctccggtttcccccacagtccaaagacaagcggtacaggggattgaatacactaaattgtccgtagtgtgtgtgtatgagtgtgtatggatgttttccagtgatgggttgcagctggaagaacaaccgcaacgtaaaacatattctggataagttggtggttcatttcactgtggaaacccctgataaataaaggggttaagccgaaaagaaaatgaatgaatgaatgattacagcttataaacaaactaatggtattttaagatttaattaagtcgttcaacagattattctttttcaaatttaaatatttatactagaacacaacatggtagtgcactagaatactgtcaaatacaaaacattgccactcaatgacagaaataaaaaaataaacttttttaattttacttttgaagtccaggaaaacagcaggggaactaaacatgtatatacattttattatgaaatgcatcaactattatcgctctgacaagaacaaaaaaatagatggataaaaatagataaaaagatagataaaaagaaaaaaagataaaactagacataaaagtttgattccacaaattgaatgatacatacagaatgatatgaacacaaaacagattaaaaactaaatttcgtaatgtgacagtaatataatgtgttataatgtgactaattaatatcatacacattttcacttttttgtcacagtgacaatatttgaccattttcaaacatgtaaataaaaaacaaaaaacatgtctttttgctactcaacactgttgtaaatgtttagtctgagggactgcatttgtgggttatgtatttttgtgtgatgggtattgcccaggctcatgaagcagacgtggacctggactgtggagcagtaccagactgtggagtagtggcagacatgggttgagaagcagaggcaaactgtagagcaatgtagagactaccctagagtgatgatggactgtgaagcactggcatggaacagaagtgggtttgaaaatggttaaatattgtcactctgtgacaaggaaaaaaaatgaaaatgtgtataataataatcagtcttttgaactcattacagccttcacgtctgcttttgtccatggtcttctcatgtaggttgttctgccagtgctagagcctgaaagcaaacaagatgattaactgttagcatcactgacttttaatagatcatatcaactgttcatcaatatcgtttaaaagtctctttcttggaaaaaaggttaatccttaggtgtgcacttacaccatggttatacatcacacaactacatgatttaacagcaacatatgcgagtataactttcagtagctgctttgaatcattgtggactattgaaagtgatatgacctttccatgtaaagacttttcttaattttaaaaaaaggcaatcaataatttcataatattccctattatatttttccactggagaaagtcttccgttttttagtttagctgaataataaaaatgtaaaaactgcaaaggtcaatattatgagcacaaaaaataaaataaaaatatatgaaattataaaaattaaaatttattttttgatttttttgtcagccagatatcgcagagccctatttaaaaatggccagatacaaaagagaaagtgataaatggaagacattgacgagaaatgtagcataggaaaaagcatttgtgcatttgcgctacaagcactgcgatagaaagtctgaacgtgtattgagtgctgctggaaacattgcgactccaactaggtctgcttaatccagacaatgtgtcagcatgttagcttttctgtcaaataatttaccaaaaacagTGGAGAGTTAGTAGCCTGCGCTGTTTTTTCCTCAACATCTCACTTATATTGTTATCaataggctaatattttttgttcttctttttattattatcattattattatttttagttactatttatattatcactgatactgaaaagtgttatttaggctatttgtgaagttcttaaaaatgtaacatttaattattatacaggaggggggaaccagtgaatattgtcctcaccacttaaaaaaatgtgtaaataaaaacaaaaaaaaaaactaaaaataaaggataaaaggaaaagcatgctcttcatcatttttcataatctgatttgtacatgctgctgtgtgtgtgcacttaggcTAGACGAGCAGagtacacacatctaaagttatcttactgtgagcgttttaatggtcaaataggtgtcaaaatgctgtgttcagtgatcatttattcatttataagatgcttaaagcacagtttgtttcatatttttattctattgtacatatttccctttgctcatttacagggaggaaaataactgcatatatacagttgaaatccgaattattagccctcctgaattattagcaaccattttccaccaatttctgtttaatggaaagaagattttttttcaacccatttctaaacataatagttttaataactaattttttataactgatttcattcatctttgttatgatgacagcacatactttactatatatttttcaaagtacaagcattcagattaaagtacaattcaaaggcttaattaggataattgggcaagtcattaatattgaccttaaaataggtttcaaaatatttaaacctgcttttattctagccaaaataaaacaaataagacttcctccagaagaaaaaaaatattatagaaaatactgtaaaaaaatcctgaatttgttaaacatccttttggaaatatttattaaaaaaatataaataaaaaattcacaggagcgctaataattttgacttcagctgaaaaatcgttttgaataatcttgtttgcaattatgacaaaaataatcgtgattatgatttttcccataatagagcagcccttactgtatgtgtaatgtagcctacagtagattatgtgatgtgatcaattaaaaaatacattttcttttttcttagtaataaacatgcttttacactatactgtatgctttagaaaagatacaatagatggtgagaagtatagccccaggctgcaaaaattaaacaaatataagaatgaagttgtttagcctttatagcgccctattaaattgtgttggggtaaaaagaatgtttacatttctttgactatcatggcgatgttattacctcaaatcttaaacgtgcgcacattgcaagaaatgaaaatcgcgtcacagcacacactacaaaatattaaggttatcgagtcaatgaaacacatcacctgattgcagtataacttgctttatcaataattattattatttattataggccaggttacaaatatttgaaaatctgtcactacatgccaaacactcaaaataggttcccttttgcatagctattagtggcagttatgaattaaataaatgggcatatCGGCACGTAAGGTGAGTCGCCTATTATTTAtcgtctgtttatttttctctgttcatttctttcacatgcatgcagagtgaacagtctgtgctgtttctgcttgtttaatagagcgcctcctcttatagccggcctatttcggtataaaggacaaaaaatgttttttttatatactgtatgctattctatcccctatattaaacacagcaaatgtataattaaatattagaaacataaatatttgaagtttctaaaagcacattttaatgtttaagcat from Danio rerio strain Tuebingen ecotype United States chromosome 8, GRCz12tu, whole genome shotgun sequence includes:
- the LOC141375733 gene encoding E3 ubiquitin-protein ligase RBBP6-like isoform X1; this encodes MSCVHYRFQSRLTYDRLQFEGLNISAGELKRQIMRSKRLKFCQLKISNAQTDEEYTDDALIPKNTSVIIRRIPAAGLKSSNRRFVGHQAGRWREPSPRADPSLLSLEQLLKTENLAEAKASEEDKLKAVMYQSSLCYYSSSEAMRLLGIPGHHIRHCPTNVGSRSAPHKRIRKSTGIPRSFLLEVDDPDRKGVMIDGSGRYVIPIIDAEAYAAEKRKRPSFSCQTEPLPSSSSAGAASSVRDAGGKRSRSPSSPETRGDQKRPRR
- the LOC141375733 gene encoding E3 ubiquitin-protein ligase RBBP6-like isoform X2; this translates as MSCVHYRFQSRLTYDRLQFEGLNISAGELKRQIMRSKRLKFCQLKISNAQTDEEYTDDALIPKNTSVIIRRIPAAGLKSSNRRFVGHQAGRWREPSPRADPSLLSLEQLLKTENLAEAKASEEDKLKAVMYQSSLCYYSSRAAAPRRTSASGRAQGFPAASCWRWTTQTERES
- the LOC141374992 gene encoding E3 ubiquitin-protein ligase RBBP6-like isoform X1; translation: MSCVHYRFQSRLTYDSLQFEGLNISAGELKRQIMRSKRLKFCQLKISNAQTDEEYTDDALIPKNTSVIIRRIPAAGLKSSNRRFVGHQAGRWREPSPRADPSLLSLEQLLKTENLAEAKASEEDKLKAVMYQSSLCYYSSSEAMRLLGIPGHHIRHCPTNVGSRSAPHKRIRKSTGIPRSFLLEVDDPDRKGVMIDGSGRYVIPIIDAEAYAAEKRKRPSFSCQTEPLPSSSSAGAASSVRDAGGKRSRSPSSPETRGDQKRPRR
- the LOC141374992 gene encoding E3 ubiquitin-protein ligase RBBP6-like isoform X2, coding for MSCVHYRFQSRLTYDSLQFEGLNISAGELKRQIMRSKRLKFCQLKISNAQTDEEYTDDALIPKNTSVIIRRIPAAGLKSSNRRFVGHQAGRWREPSPRADPSLLSLEQLLKTENLAEAKASEEDKLKAVMYQSSLCYYSSRAAAPRRTSASGRAQGFPAASCWRWTTQTERES